One genomic window of Candidatus Pseudobacter hemicellulosilyticus includes the following:
- a CDS encoding DNA repair ATPase has protein sequence MADTEQQAVAALDSGTYEIIRNRLTDQRLELAQRLARLNTARKEIFSSAGFELIANQRISTENHGVARGIMAFGDLCIFAYNVHFGLREDIKLSDVFSIYRFQDNHFDPQPLTLINDAAFVTDFTNLYKYYRDSIFGKFRRTENFLYMIFQTSKNPEDRKAFKWLVKNNQLTYIDDRSIHEVKLSLQHDFQWIKTTLEDRRLGIHPHISILDKVFIEAVGGDITFKIEDNTDTGRGIYAEPVLNKDQQLDDAEYHYADLGNLIALRIKPYQEEERSYIFNVRTKEVVPISMLLDAGILLPDNQGVIFPNGYYLQNGEYKIFDSAITDLDFVRSIASPNGEDFLYIFYQNLTNTYVLMSYNVIMQQVETPIICNGFTVLDNGTLIYFRSENEAVRHHQVQIWQTPYSAVLVENAAMSNNVLYKIGNKDIVAAMAESQEVIQLLLKEDSYEGLYEDIYKKANDITDSFFWIKDPATFDLATPLLQIREIASTAIDEFAKVQAQRQHARDALKGMQQKVAQLVIDVKNAVITSLDQLVRLLAATRAMQGSVIDLLNVKYVDQTAVQQLKETLQQYTASLSQDTVSFLLQEKALQPYEDKVAQQKQVVTTVTKVIDAQAVEQAVKGIAGELEMLVDILNSLKIEDTTQTTRIIEKISLIFASLNEVRADLTRTIQSLRSKEATGEFHAQLTLLEQSIVNFLDLSDTPEKCEDYFTRISIQVEELESKFADFGDFVEKIADKRDEVIKAFNGRKELLIAQLNKRTSALEQIGIRVLKNIGNKAQAMDSKEAIYAFFSSDPMIEKIRSLADELRAAGDVAKAENLENLLKVAQEDALRNLKDRTELFVDGQNIIGLGSYKFVVNRQQLNLTIVRRNEVLFYHLIGTSFYKEVSSEELYKYRHLWEQELVSENAAVYRGEYLAYQAWQESRQQGAGWNSEAFINERVEKDYSAAYLKGVHNTDALLIFQQVQRLQEALGVLQYAPAIRVAAQLFWFQLDPQLSQHLLQLISAAQLIQDSFPDNRQFLFVEKRIIKQYRLQKPVTEPVDEHLLAQYLYTEFAGSRFFTASQQALQLKKDFREFLQAKKKTDAFLQDATHANFSVTERFYLIQNWVAAFLQSQPATDRYNEQYLDEAVCLLLFNNHGYREHAASDTAVVTGLKGTHGVINEQTYRLHYHSFMAKLQDYTQQVVPGYLAFNQQKEQLVSSYARALKIAEFEPKVLGSFVRNRLINEVYFPLIGANMAKQIGAAGDEKRTARMGMLLLVSPPGYGKTTLMEYLAKTMGLHFVKINGPTIGHSIVSIDPAEATTSGAREELKKINLAFEMADNVMLYVDDIQHCSPEFLQQFISLADGQRKMDGIFEGSSKTYDLRGKRFCVVMAGNPYTESGEKFKIPDMLANRSDVYNLGDVTGNSEQLFNLSLVENAVAENRILQRISNRSFEDLYKLVNYIETQSDLLPDLEGNYTAQEVEDVLAVLKHILQIRDLVIRVNQQYIASAAMKDAYRTEPAFKLQGSYRNMNKMVGKVVPLMNQEEVKTLLLSHYEGESQTLTSDAEANLLKLKELAGFLTPEEQDRWEQIRLIFQKNNRFGGLDQADTSGKMLAELSNFGEQLQAIVKALTKP, from the coding sequence ATGGCGGATACAGAACAGCAAGCGGTGGCAGCATTGGACTCGGGTACCTATGAGATCATCCGGAACCGGCTGACCGACCAGCGGCTGGAACTGGCGCAACGGCTGGCCAGGCTCAATACAGCCCGCAAGGAGATCTTCAGCTCGGCAGGTTTTGAGCTGATCGCCAACCAGCGCATCAGCACAGAGAACCATGGCGTGGCCCGGGGCATCATGGCCTTTGGCGATCTTTGCATCTTTGCCTACAACGTGCATTTTGGACTGCGGGAAGATATTAAGCTGAGTGATGTATTCAGCATCTACCGTTTCCAGGATAATCATTTTGATCCGCAGCCGTTGACCCTCATCAATGATGCGGCTTTTGTAACGGATTTTACCAACCTGTATAAATATTACCGGGATTCAATTTTTGGCAAGTTCAGGAGGACCGAGAATTTCCTGTACATGATCTTCCAGACCAGCAAGAATCCCGAAGACCGCAAAGCCTTCAAATGGCTGGTGAAGAACAACCAGCTCACCTATATTGACGACCGGAGCATCCATGAAGTAAAACTGTCGCTCCAGCACGATTTCCAGTGGATAAAAACCACGCTGGAAGACCGGCGACTGGGCATACATCCGCATATCTCCATCCTGGATAAAGTGTTCATTGAAGCTGTGGGCGGCGATATCACTTTCAAGATCGAGGACAATACGGATACCGGTCGCGGGATCTATGCCGAACCGGTACTCAACAAGGACCAGCAGCTGGATGACGCTGAATACCATTACGCAGACCTGGGCAACCTGATTGCCCTGCGTATTAAACCCTACCAGGAAGAAGAACGCAGTTATATTTTTAATGTACGAACCAAGGAAGTAGTACCTATCAGCATGCTGCTGGACGCAGGTATCCTGTTGCCCGATAACCAGGGGGTCATCTTCCCCAATGGTTATTATCTCCAGAACGGTGAGTACAAGATCTTTGATTCTGCCATCACCGACCTGGATTTTGTCCGGAGCATTGCTTCTCCCAACGGGGAAGATTTCCTGTACATCTTCTACCAGAACCTGACCAATACCTACGTGCTGATGTCCTACAACGTCATCATGCAGCAGGTGGAAACGCCCATTATCTGTAATGGCTTTACCGTACTGGATAATGGTACCCTGATCTATTTCCGGTCGGAGAATGAAGCCGTACGCCATCACCAGGTACAGATCTGGCAAACGCCCTATTCGGCTGTGCTGGTGGAGAATGCCGCCATGAGCAATAACGTGCTGTACAAGATCGGCAATAAGGATATTGTAGCCGCCATGGCGGAGAGCCAGGAGGTGATCCAGCTATTGCTCAAAGAAGATTCCTACGAAGGGCTGTATGAAGATATTTATAAGAAGGCCAACGATATTACGGACTCCTTCTTCTGGATAAAAGACCCAGCTACTTTTGACCTGGCCACTCCGCTGTTGCAGATCCGGGAGATAGCCAGTACGGCTATTGATGAGTTTGCCAAAGTGCAGGCCCAGCGCCAGCATGCCCGGGATGCCCTGAAAGGTATGCAGCAGAAAGTAGCGCAGCTGGTAATAGATGTTAAGAATGCGGTCATTACCTCCCTGGACCAACTGGTCAGGCTGTTAGCAGCTACCCGCGCCATGCAGGGTTCGGTGATAGACCTGCTGAATGTAAAATATGTTGACCAGACGGCGGTCCAGCAGTTAAAGGAGACCTTACAGCAATATACGGCCTCGCTGTCGCAGGATACGGTCAGCTTCCTGTTGCAGGAAAAAGCGCTGCAGCCTTATGAAGATAAGGTAGCGCAGCAGAAGCAGGTGGTGACTACGGTTACTAAAGTAATCGATGCACAGGCTGTAGAGCAGGCGGTGAAAGGCATTGCCGGGGAACTGGAGATGCTGGTAGATATCCTGAACAGCCTGAAGATAGAAGATACCACTCAGACTACCAGGATCATTGAAAAGATCTCCCTGATCTTCGCTTCGCTCAATGAAGTGCGTGCGGACCTGACCAGGACTATCCAATCGCTCCGCAGCAAGGAGGCTACCGGCGAGTTCCATGCCCAGCTCACCCTGCTGGAGCAAAGCATTGTCAATTTCCTGGACCTGTCAGATACGCCGGAAAAATGTGAGGACTATTTCACGCGGATCAGTATCCAGGTGGAAGAGCTGGAAAGCAAGTTTGCCGACTTCGGGGATTTTGTGGAGAAGATAGCCGACAAGCGGGATGAAGTGATCAAGGCCTTCAACGGCAGGAAGGAATTGCTGATTGCCCAGCTCAACAAACGGACATCGGCCCTGGAGCAGATCGGTATCCGGGTGCTGAAAAATATTGGTAACAAGGCCCAGGCCATGGACAGCAAGGAGGCTATTTATGCTTTCTTTTCGTCCGACCCGATGATTGAAAAGATCAGGAGCCTGGCAGATGAACTGCGGGCCGCTGGTGATGTGGCCAAGGCCGAGAACCTGGAGAACCTGCTGAAAGTAGCACAGGAAGATGCGTTGCGTAACCTGAAGGACAGGACCGAGCTGTTTGTGGATGGTCAGAATATCATTGGGCTCGGTTCCTATAAATTTGTTGTCAACAGGCAGCAGCTCAACCTGACCATTGTGCGCAGGAATGAAGTGTTGTTCTATCACCTCATTGGCACCAGCTTCTACAAAGAGGTGAGTTCGGAAGAGCTGTATAAATACCGGCATCTCTGGGAGCAGGAGCTGGTATCAGAAAATGCCGCTGTATACCGGGGCGAATACCTGGCCTACCAGGCCTGGCAGGAAAGCCGGCAGCAGGGCGCTGGCTGGAACAGCGAAGCCTTTATCAATGAAAGAGTAGAAAAAGACTATAGTGCAGCTTACCTGAAAGGCGTACACAATACAGATGCCCTGCTTATTTTCCAGCAGGTGCAGCGGCTGCAGGAGGCGCTGGGTGTACTGCAATATGCTCCGGCTATCCGGGTGGCGGCGCAGTTGTTCTGGTTCCAGCTGGACCCGCAGCTCAGTCAGCACCTGTTGCAGCTGATCAGTGCGGCGCAATTGATCCAGGACAGTTTCCCTGACAACAGGCAGTTCCTGTTTGTAGAAAAAAGGATCATCAAACAATATCGCCTGCAAAAACCGGTAACAGAACCTGTGGACGAGCACCTGCTGGCCCAGTATCTCTATACGGAGTTTGCCGGCAGCCGCTTTTTTACGGCCAGCCAGCAGGCCCTCCAGCTTAAAAAAGATTTTCGTGAGTTTTTGCAGGCAAAGAAAAAGACCGATGCCTTTTTGCAGGATGCTACCCATGCAAATTTCAGCGTCACTGAAAGGTTTTACCTGATCCAAAATTGGGTAGCGGCCTTTCTGCAATCCCAGCCTGCCACGGACCGGTACAATGAGCAATACCTGGATGAGGCTGTCTGCCTGCTGCTGTTCAATAATCATGGTTACCGGGAGCATGCCGCTTCTGATACGGCGGTCGTCACCGGGCTGAAAGGCACCCATGGGGTGATCAATGAACAGACCTATCGCCTGCATTACCATTCCTTCATGGCTAAGCTACAGGACTATACCCAACAGGTAGTGCCGGGTTACCTGGCTTTCAACCAGCAGAAGGAGCAGCTGGTGAGCAGTTATGCTCGGGCGTTGAAGATTGCGGAGTTTGAACCCAAGGTGCTGGGCTCCTTTGTGCGGAACCGGCTGATCAATGAAGTGTATTTCCCGCTGATTGGCGCCAATATGGCCAAACAGATCGGTGCGGCGGGCGATGAAAAGCGGACAGCGCGTATGGGTATGTTATTGCTGGTATCACCGCCGGGTTATGGTAAGACCACCTTAATGGAGTACCTGGCCAAGACCATGGGCCTGCATTTTGTGAAGATCAATGGTCCTACCATCGGGCATTCTATTGTCTCCATTGATCCGGCGGAAGCCACTACTTCCGGTGCGCGGGAAGAATTGAAAAAGATCAACCTGGCCTTTGAGATGGCGGATAACGTGATGCTCTATGTGGACGATATCCAGCACTGTAGCCCTGAATTCCTGCAACAGTTCATTTCCCTGGCGGATGGCCAGCGTAAGATGGACGGCATTTTTGAGGGCAGCAGTAAAACCTATGACCTGCGCGGCAAGCGTTTCTGTGTGGTCATGGCCGGCAACCCATACACCGAGAGTGGAGAGAAGTTCAAGATCCCGGACATGCTGGCCAACCGTTCCGATGTGTACAACCTGGGCGATGTGACCGGCAACTCCGAACAGCTGTTCAATCTCAGCCTGGTAGAGAATGCGGTGGCGGAGAACAGGATCCTGCAACGTATCAGCAACCGCAGTTTTGAGGACCTCTACAAGCTGGTGAATTATATTGAAACACAGTCGGACCTTCTGCCCGACCTGGAAGGCAACTATACTGCCCAGGAAGTGGAGGATGTGCTGGCTGTATTGAAACATATCCTCCAGATCAGGGACCTGGTCATCAGGGTGAACCAGCAGTACATTGCCAGTGCGGCGATGAAAGATGCTTACCGGACCGAGCCTGCTTTTAAGCTGCAGGGCTCCTACCGGAATATGAATAAGATGGTGGGCAAGGTAGTACCGCTGATGAACCAGGAGGAAGTAAAGACCCTGCTGCTCTCGCATTATGAAGGGGAATCACAGACCCTGACCTCGGATGCCGAGGCCAATCTCCTCAAATTAAAAGAACTGGCTGGTTTCCTGACACCTGAAGAACAGGATCGCTGGGAGCAGATCAGGCTTATCTTCCAGAAGAATAACCGATTTGGCGGCCTGGATCAAGCTGATACTTCCGGCAAGATGCTGGCGGAGCTGAGCAATTTTGGCGAACAGCTGCAAGCCATTGTAAAGGCCCTCACCAAACCATAG
- a CDS encoding helix-turn-helix transcriptional regulator: MPKIGNNIKKIRTAKGLTQQAFADLFELTRGNISSYEENRAEPKIETLVRIANHFCIPLDKFITHNLTINEILRYNGDKLMEEEHQLMSRKLREVTFISDNHYLKCSRGELSFTEWSAFPKLVLPETSNNQLLALDFNNTIPHHRSLPTYLPDDVLVFEEVTQQNVHLCHEQTGLYTAANELMIGQYSIQGTQVELVLNDFRKHKCSFRKPMEFWRLFAVYGHQAS; this comes from the coding sequence ATGCCCAAGATCGGTAATAACATCAAAAAAATCAGAACGGCGAAAGGGTTGACCCAACAGGCTTTTGCCGATCTTTTTGAATTAACCCGTGGGAACATCTCTTCTTACGAGGAAAACAGGGCCGAACCCAAGATTGAAACATTGGTCAGAATTGCCAACCATTTTTGCATCCCGTTGGACAAGTTTATTACGCATAACCTGACTATCAACGAGATCCTGCGCTACAACGGCGATAAGCTGATGGAAGAAGAGCACCAGCTGATGAGCAGGAAGCTGCGCGAAGTGACTTTTATCAGCGATAACCATTACCTGAAATGCTCCCGTGGGGAACTGTCCTTCACGGAATGGAGCGCCTTCCCCAAACTGGTATTACCGGAAACCAGCAATAACCAGCTGCTGGCCCTGGACTTCAACAATACCATCCCCCACCACCGTTCATTGCCCACCTACTTACCGGACGATGTGCTGGTATTTGAAGAAGTGACGCAGCAGAACGTCCATCTCTGCCATGAGCAGACAGGACTGTACACTGCTGCCAACGAGCTGATGATTGGCCAGTACAGCATACAGGGAACACAGGTGGAACTGGTCCTGAATGATTTCAGGAAGCACAAATGCAGCTTCAGAAAGCCGATGGAATTCTGGCGCTTATTTGCCGTATATGGGCACCAGGCGTCCTGA
- a CDS encoding DUF1449 family protein, with amino-acid sequence MAELARLLFHPLSNGIMTVLAGLTALYWIFTFFTGDFVGDIDGSPDLDVDADTDADVDTDNAEPSFFSKALDFVNAGKMPFMVIYSTFKFIAWIITLVTSLFFNIADWGWKSVLILIPVFLIAFWLTRFATKPLIKVYAMMGYNGEEPQELLGRVAKMRSAIQGDKLGAAELVINHDLIRINVKSRNGEAIAYNAEVMIAAESEDKRFYYVVPEINLKNIV; translated from the coding sequence ATGGCTGAATTGGCGCGACTCCTGTTCCATCCCTTGTCCAACGGCATCATGACGGTGCTGGCAGGCCTCACTGCCCTGTACTGGATCTTTACTTTTTTTACCGGTGATTTTGTGGGCGATATTGACGGTTCGCCCGACCTGGATGTGGATGCTGATACGGATGCCGATGTTGATACAGATAATGCCGAACCTTCCTTCTTTTCCAAAGCACTTGATTTTGTCAATGCAGGCAAAATGCCCTTCATGGTCATCTACAGCACTTTCAAATTCATTGCCTGGATCATTACGCTGGTGACTTCCCTGTTCTTCAATATTGCCGACTGGGGCTGGAAATCAGTGCTCATCCTGATCCCTGTTTTCCTGATCGCTTTCTGGCTTACCCGGTTTGCAACCAAACCTTTGATCAAAGTATATGCTATGATGGGCTATAACGGAGAAGAACCGCAGGAACTCCTGGGCAGGGTGGCTAAAATGCGCTCTGCTATCCAGGGTGATAAACTCGGCGCCGCCGAACTGGTCATCAACCATGACCTGATCCGTATCAATGTTAAAAGTCGCAACGGTGAAGCCATTGCCTATAACGCGGAAGTGATGATCGCTGCGGAATCGGAAGACAAACGCTTCTATTACGTAGTGCCTGAAATTAACCTGAAAAATATTGTATAA
- a CDS encoding YbjN domain-containing protein: MDYLATIEQFATNAGCQIAYRNGQEGILKIDNPMDGIHNLIIGVAPPILIMEQFLFSFRADNGQMFKQLLQKNRDMIHGAFVINEEGNKVLFRYTMQLENLDFNEFESALNSLGLLLSEYYQQIIDFSKI, translated from the coding sequence ATGGATTATTTAGCTACCATAGAACAGTTTGCCACTAACGCCGGATGTCAGATCGCTTACAGGAACGGGCAGGAGGGGATATTGAAGATCGACAATCCCATGGACGGCATTCACAATCTTATTATTGGTGTTGCGCCACCTATCCTGATCATGGAACAGTTCCTGTTCTCTTTCAGGGCGGACAATGGCCAGATGTTCAAACAATTATTGCAAAAGAACCGGGACATGATCCATGGCGCTTTTGTGATCAATGAAGAAGGCAACAAGGTCCTGTTCCGCTACACCATGCAACTGGAGAACCTTGACTTCAACGAGTTTGAAAGCGCCCTCAATTCTTTAGGCTTATTGTTAAGCGAGTATTATCAACAAATAATTGATTTTTCAAAAATCTAA
- a CDS encoding FecR domain-containing protein: protein MKITEALIERFFNNDCDEAEQLAVKNYFRQHPEVLRKYMTEPSWKTFETNQSVPGPVAEKMLDMIRQQTYGGRRRMMIRNWAAAAAAILLITGSAYWLSNSVKKQPAVIAATEKPVETPAPANFHTTANTTGKLQTLILEDSTKVELAPNSTLSYPVPFQSDRRQLTLKGQAVFYVAKDPGKPFTVFAGKLATTAIGTVFRITAFAGKPTSVHLLSGKVRVEADSSIAQKTGNVLYLLPGQALQLNAERHLVLLNKKEKAFLPVLTLPQKAAAKQDEVMVFRNESLETLFTSLSEKYQVKIVFKPAQVSGMSFTGRYDRHKETLSEFIETISLLNNLVVREENGTILIEGK from the coding sequence ATGAAAATTACGGAAGCGCTCATAGAACGGTTCTTCAACAATGATTGTGATGAGGCAGAACAGCTGGCAGTCAAAAACTATTTCAGGCAACACCCTGAAGTACTGAGAAAATACATGACGGAGCCTTCCTGGAAAACTTTTGAGACCAATCAATCCGTACCGGGACCGGTGGCTGAAAAAATGCTGGACATGATCCGGCAGCAGACCTATGGCGGCCGCAGGCGAATGATGATCCGTAATTGGGCAGCGGCGGCGGCGGCTATCCTGCTGATCACCGGCAGCGCTTACTGGCTCAGCAACAGCGTCAAAAAACAGCCGGCAGTAATAGCTGCCACCGAAAAGCCTGTTGAAACACCAGCTCCCGCCAATTTTCATACAACAGCCAATACCACCGGAAAACTACAGACCCTTATCCTCGAAGACAGTACCAAAGTTGAACTGGCGCCCAACAGTACACTGAGTTATCCCGTGCCTTTTCAGTCCGACAGGCGGCAGCTCACCCTGAAAGGGCAGGCCGTTTTTTATGTAGCCAAAGATCCGGGCAAACCTTTTACCGTATTTGCCGGCAAACTGGCCACCACGGCCATCGGCACTGTATTCCGCATCACAGCTTTTGCCGGGAAGCCGACCAGCGTACACCTGCTGAGCGGTAAAGTGCGGGTGGAAGCCGACAGCAGCATTGCGCAAAAAACAGGCAATGTGCTGTACCTGCTGCCCGGACAGGCATTGCAGCTCAATGCTGAACGTCACCTGGTGCTGCTGAACAAAAAAGAAAAGGCATTCCTACCGGTCCTGACGCTACCCCAAAAAGCAGCCGCAAAACAAGACGAAGTGATGGTTTTCCGTAATGAATCACTGGAAACCCTCTTTACCAGCCTGTCCGAAAAATACCAGGTGAAAATTGTATTCAAACCGGCACAGGTATCAGGGATGAGCTTCACAGGCCGGTATGACCGCCACAAAGAAACCTTGTCTGAATTCATTGAAACGATCAGCTTGCTCAACAACCTGGTGGTCCGGGAAGAAAATGGGACCATCCTGATAGAAGGGAAATAA
- a CDS encoding RNA polymerase sigma-70 factor translates to MEFTVQHIQSGNINSFEQVYHQYHTRLYYYVLKYTRSAYLAEEAVQLTFIKLWENRRQLSPNFDLSVQLFRIARSTTIDLLRKEGPAGQPVALLSAETAALTVETDIEHKDQLSQVEALIEELSPVRKKIFKLSRFEELSHKEIAEQLSISPKTVENHIGRAISQLKNKMVLLFLLLTQLF, encoded by the coding sequence ATGGAGTTCACTGTACAGCATATACAAAGCGGCAATATCAATAGCTTTGAACAGGTATACCATCAGTATCATACCCGCCTGTACTATTATGTCCTTAAGTATACCCGCTCGGCCTACCTCGCCGAAGAAGCCGTTCAGCTCACCTTTATTAAATTATGGGAGAACCGGCGCCAGCTTTCTCCAAACTTCGATCTTTCCGTCCAGCTGTTCCGGATTGCCCGCAGCACCACCATTGACCTGCTCCGGAAAGAGGGCCCTGCCGGCCAGCCTGTAGCCTTGCTGTCAGCAGAAACAGCTGCACTGACCGTAGAAACAGATATTGAACACAAGGACCAGCTCAGCCAGGTGGAAGCGCTGATAGAGGAGCTGTCGCCTGTCCGCAAAAAGATCTTCAAGCTCAGCCGTTTTGAAGAACTGTCCCATAAGGAAATTGCAGAGCAGCTGTCCATCTCTCCCAAAACAGTGGAGAACCATATAGGACGCGCCATCAGCCAGCTGAAGAATAAAATGGTGCTGCTCTTCCTCCTGCTCACCCAACTTTTCTGA
- a CDS encoding PspA/IM30 family protein — protein sequence MNIFKRIFRIGQAEIHAAVEKMEDPVKMTEQGLRELREDLAEATEAYAKVKALAIRTENEQGACQKESLGYAEKAILIMQKAQHGEVDFPRAEELAREALSLRRRFYSEAEELGAQALVHQQSALGMQKNIDILKDNLAKWEKELKTLNARVKVSKATQQVNKQLAQLDTNGTIAMLERMKGKVEEQEALAQAYGEIAHSKNDLKDELNKLLKDDTFSIEKDLQAIKEKLGISPNP from the coding sequence ATGAATATATTTAAGCGAATATTCAGGATTGGACAGGCCGAAATCCATGCCGCCGTAGAGAAAATGGAAGATCCGGTCAAGATGACCGAGCAGGGATTGCGGGAACTCCGCGAGGACCTGGCAGAAGCCACCGAAGCCTATGCCAAAGTAAAGGCCCTGGCTATCCGCACAGAAAATGAGCAGGGGGCCTGCCAGAAAGAATCCCTCGGCTACGCAGAGAAGGCTATCCTGATCATGCAGAAAGCACAGCATGGCGAAGTGGATTTTCCCAGGGCGGAAGAACTGGCCCGCGAAGCCTTATCGCTGCGCAGGCGCTTTTACTCCGAAGCAGAAGAACTGGGCGCACAGGCGCTGGTCCACCAGCAGTCGGCCCTGGGCATGCAGAAGAATATTGATATCCTGAAAGATAACCTGGCCAAATGGGAGAAAGAACTGAAAACCCTCAATGCCCGGGTAAAGGTCAGCAAAGCTACCCAGCAGGTCAATAAACAACTGGCGCAGCTGGATACCAACGGCACCATCGCCATGCTGGAGCGGATGAAAGGAAAAGTAGAAGAACAGGAAGCCCTGGCCCAGGCCTATGGCGAAATTGCCCATAGCAAGAACGACCTGAAAGATGAACTCAATAAACTCCTGAAGGACGATACTTTTTCCATTGAAAAAGACCTCCAGGCCATCAAAGAAAAACTCGGTATCTCACCAAACCCCTGA